In Silene latifolia isolate original U9 population chromosome X, ASM4854445v1, whole genome shotgun sequence, the following proteins share a genomic window:
- the LOC141618442 gene encoding uncharacterized protein LOC141618442 — MEVDNDEIDDDDDSFDDDDGGDEAGFLNFSRFRKCPAWWLLPGSYVLCMSWPPGSVFWRLRCLHYPESWTFGVWLTAEAAKDKALSELSCVVASARGELFIGVGYNLILNTQVAPLSRNDGAWCLHYPETWTFGEWLTAEAAKDKVVTLTRKLNMWCTPDNMQTIRLRPTDNLAGVIADEKKSCTPLTEFFRTSATEGCPKLLYGEFAEHYRWDTGSRTWEKRRNKVIAIGILVFVAPAEGERFFLRLLLLHIRGPTSFEYLKTVDGYVCATFQEAALRHRLLEEEDAAELCMGEACAMQMPIALRRLFSTLLIFAQPKDPSLLWSTHYESLSDDFRFQFPDDPLKVSQLTARAVERYLEAMGKTMAEFELDHLDTFTDDDVRRTRDIVDALDAAIPEDCRLCKSLLNPTQKEAFTTIMEHIQTSKPGAFFIDGPGGTGKTFLYKALYAEVRMMGEIILPTASSGIAAANIPGGQTTHSQFKIPLECVISLACDVPKQSSLAALIRASSLIIWDEASMSKRQNIESLDHLLRDLCDPNQLFGGKVVVFGGDFRQTLPILPRKSQREVVEASLFSSHLWPKLIKFSLTENLRAKDDPEFAKFLLVLGNGELQTKEFESIELPDGLVRVLDRSNPNPIADLAALAFPELELGTFDSNLFTDRVILTPLNDDVDAINDALIDQFPGQSVTYTSHDSMLDDTCADYPAEFINKLNPGGMSPHKLILKENCPVILIRNLQPSFGLCNGTRLICKRFLPNTIECVIMTGQNRGDIVLIPRIKLRPAP, encoded by the exons GTTTCTTGAACTTTTCCAGATTTAGGAAATGTCCTGCATGGTGGCTCCTGCCAGGG AGTTATGTATTATGTATGTCCTGGCCACCCGGAAGTGTTTTCTGGCGTCTACG GTGCTTACATTACCCTGAATCCTGGACATTTGGTGTATGGCTAACGGCAGAGGCGGCAAAAGATAAGGCT TTGTCGGAATTGTCCTGCGTTGTTGCTTCTGCCAGGGGTGAGCTATTCATAGGAGTCGGGTACAACCTTATCTTGAACACCCAGGTGGCTCCCCTATCTAGAAATGACGGTGCCTG GTGCTTACATTACCCTGAAACCTGGACATTTGGTGAATGGCTAACGGCAGAGGCGGCGAAAGATAAG GTGGTTACTCTAACCAGAAAGCTAAACATGTGGTGTACGCCTGACAACATGCAGACAATACGCCTAAGGCCAACAGATAACTTGGCTGGTGTCATTGCTGATGAAAAAAAAAGCTGCACACCCCTAACTGAGTTTTTCAGGACAAGTGCAACTGAAGGATGTCCCAAACTGTTGTACGGGGAATTCGCAGAACACTACCGTTGGGATACTGGGTCCAGAACTTGGGAAAAAAGGAGAAACAAAGTTATTGCAATTGGCATACTGGTTTTTGTAGCACCAGCCGAAGGTGAAAGGTTTTTCCTAAGGCTTTTGTTACTACACATCCGAGGTCCCACCTCATTTGAGTATCTGAAAACGGTGGACGGTTACGTATGTGCAACGTTCCAAGAGGCAGCCTTGCGACACAGATTGCTTGAAGAAGAGGATGCCGCCGAATTATGTATGGGAGAGGCATGCGCAATGCAGATGCCTATTGCACTTCGTcgccttttctcaacattgctaaTTTTCGCCCAACCAAAGGACCCATCTTTGTTATGGAGTACACACTATGAATCGTTGTCAGATGATTTCCGATTTCAATTTCCTGACGACCCACTGAAAGTTAGTCAGCTAACAGCTCGTGCAGTCGAGAGGTATTTGGAAGCTATGGGAAAGACAATGGCAGAGTTTGAGCTCGACCACCTAGATACCTTCACTGATGATGACGTACGACGCACTAGAGATATAGTTGATGCCCTAGATGCAGCAATACCTGAAGACTGCAGATTGTGTAAGTCGCTATTAAATCCAACTCAGAAGGAAGCATTTACCACAATTATGGAACACATACAGACCTCGAAACCAGGTGCATTCTTTATAGACGGACCAGGGGGCACTGGTAAAACTTTCTTATACAAAGCGTTGTACGCTGAGGTGCGTATGATGGGAGAAATCATCTTGCCTACCGCATCCTCAGGAATAGCTGCAGCTAACATACCCGGCGGGCAAACAACACATTCGCAGTTCAAAATACCCTTGGAATGTGTCATATCTCTGGCATGTGACGTCCCTAAACAAAGCAGCCTAGCTGCATTGATACGTGCATCAAGCTTGATAATCTGGGACGAGGCTTCAATGTCAAAGCGCCAGAATATTGAGTCTCTAGACCATCTTCTTCGAGACTTATGTGACCCAAACCAGCTTTTTGGGGGAAAGGTAGTTGTATTCGGAGGTGACTTCCGGCAAACACTTCCCATTCTACCCCGAAAGTCACAGCGAGAAGTAGTAGAAGCGAGTTTGTTCAGCTCACACCTCTGGCCAAAGCTTATTAAGTTTAGCCTGACTGAAAACCTCCGTGCTAAAGATGATCCTGAATTTGCAAAGTTTTTACTTGTACTTGGCAATGGCGAGCTGCAGACAAAAGAATTCGAGAGCATTGAACTACCAGATGGTCTTGTCAGAGTTCTGGACCGGTCAAATCCAAATCCAATTGCTGATTTAGCGGCACTTGCATTTCCAGAATTAGAACTTGGTACATTTGACTCCAACCTATTTACAGATCGAGTTATTTTAACGCCCTTAAACGACGATGTTGATGCCATTAATGACGCTCTAATTGACCAGTTCCCTGGGCAATCTGTAACGTACACAAGTCACGATTCAATGTTAGATGACACCTGTGCAGACTATCCTGCTGAGTTCATCAACAAATTAAATCCCGGGGGAATGAGTCCTCACAAACTTATACTTAAAGAAAATTGCCCTGTTATTCTGATCCGGAACCTCCAACCATCATTTGGCTTATGCAATGGCACACGACTGATATGCAAGAGGTTTTTACCAAACACAATTGAATGTGTCATCATGACTGGGCAAAACAGGGGAGACATCGTGCTGATACCACGAATCAAACTCCGCCCAGCTCCTTGA